Proteins encoded within one genomic window of Alteribacter populi:
- the steA gene encoding putative cytokinetic ring protein SteA: MSGPVILGKGYYGEKTKDLVKELPNRAIALICHRDIDRVAAESLINKGVKAVINKAPSMSGAFYHEGVKVLLEHHIPVYDLINEADLNQQFQGWDFDVMIKGEDLLVKCNDVWESRGHVFKWDAAKLMRKMNESQERMMSVFHTFMENSLSYAREELPVFFRSIEQLKPVTSLEDKLVFVVARGPGYEKDLKYWWDVLRLPNSQILAVDGAVEGILAVGLKPDYIIGDMDSLPKKVYGMNCEFIAHAYLSGISPGYENLQQYGVNSEMRQFPGVSEDLALALAYKSGAEHIFTIGCRTGFLELMEKNRPGMGSTILIRIFAGDKLSDLKAGNKLSPASLFAFNKRMRHRLIEEENWGTHGRSEG; encoded by the coding sequence ATGAGTGGACCTGTCATTTTAGGTAAAGGTTATTACGGAGAAAAAACGAAAGATTTGGTAAAAGAATTACCAAATCGTGCAATTGCGCTAATTTGTCACCGGGATATTGATCGAGTAGCAGCAGAGTCCTTAATTAATAAAGGGGTCAAAGCTGTAATAAACAAAGCACCATCTATGTCGGGTGCTTTTTATCATGAAGGTGTGAAAGTTCTTCTAGAACATCATATTCCTGTTTATGACCTTATAAATGAGGCTGATTTGAACCAACAATTCCAAGGTTGGGATTTTGATGTCATGATTAAAGGGGAAGATCTTTTAGTCAAATGTAATGATGTTTGGGAAAGTAGAGGACATGTATTCAAGTGGGATGCGGCAAAACTCATGAGAAAGATGAATGAGAGTCAGGAGCGAATGATGAGTGTTTTCCATACATTTATGGAAAACAGCCTTAGTTATGCACGTGAAGAATTACCTGTTTTTTTTCGTAGTATCGAACAATTAAAACCTGTGACGAGTTTGGAAGACAAGCTCGTTTTTGTGGTGGCGAGAGGACCGGGATATGAGAAAGATCTTAAATATTGGTGGGATGTTCTCCGCTTACCAAATTCGCAAATCCTCGCTGTTGATGGTGCGGTGGAAGGGATTTTGGCGGTTGGGTTAAAGCCTGATTATATAATCGGAGATATGGACTCACTACCGAAAAAAGTGTATGGAATGAATTGTGAATTTATTGCTCACGCTTATTTGTCCGGGATAAGCCCAGGGTATGAAAACTTGCAGCAATATGGCGTGAACTCTGAAATGAGGCAGTTTCCTGGAGTGAGCGAAGATTTAGCTCTAGCCCTTGCATATAAATCAGGTGCTGAACACATTTTTACGATCGGTTGTCGAACCGGCTTTTTAGAGTTGATGGAAAAAAACAGACCTGGTATGGGATCGACAATTTTAATCCGCATTTTTGCTGGAGATAAACTTAGTGATTTGAAAGCAGGGAATAAACTCTCACCAGCCTCCTTGTTTGCCTTCAATAAAAGAATGCGACATCGTTTAATCGAGGAAGAAAACTGGGGAACTCATGGAAGGAGTGAAGGATGA
- the dxs gene encoding 1-deoxy-D-xylulose-5-phosphate synthase, giving the protein MDLVKIKDPEFLKDYSNDELEKFAQTIRNFLIENLSVTGGHLGPNLGVVELTLTLHQLFESPKDKFLWDVGHQAYVHKILTGRADQFDTLRQYKGLCGFPKRSESKHDVWETGHSSTSLSAAMGMAVARDLKKTDENIVAVIGDGALTGGMALEALNHIGHEQTDLIVVLNDNEMSIAPNVGALHSVLGRMRTAGKYQKAKEELEMLIKRIPAFGGRLAATAERVKDSLKYLLVSGMFFEEMGFTYLGPVDGHDLEDLQENMKYAKKTKGPVLVHVITKKGKGYEPAELDAKGTWHGLGPYKIESGEVVKKPGPPGYSAVFANTLKKIAKQDERVVAITAAMPGGTKLDEFAKDFPDRMFDVGIAEQHATTMSAGLATQGLKPVFAVYSTFLQRGYDQLVHDVCRQNLNVFFAIDRAGLVGADGETHQGVFDISYLRHLPNMKILMAKDENELQHLVYTAVSHDDGPIAIRYPRGNGYGVKMDEDFKQLPIGKWETLKNGQDLTILTFGTMIPVAMDAAERLESEGINVEVINARSIKPLDEGMLRELAMKNRPILTLEEHALLGGFGSAVIEHFHEQQFHSVTVERMGIPDYYIEHGSVPELWEEIGLTSANVADRVIEILPRKKQRA; this is encoded by the coding sequence TTGGATTTAGTAAAAATTAAAGACCCTGAATTCCTAAAAGATTATAGTAATGATGAGCTTGAAAAATTTGCTCAGACCATCCGTAATTTTCTCATTGAGAACTTATCAGTTACAGGAGGACACTTAGGTCCCAACCTAGGTGTAGTAGAGCTGACCTTAACGCTTCATCAGCTGTTTGAAAGCCCTAAGGATAAGTTTTTGTGGGATGTCGGACATCAGGCGTACGTTCATAAAATTTTGACTGGAAGAGCAGATCAGTTTGACACATTGAGGCAGTATAAAGGGCTGTGTGGATTCCCGAAACGCTCGGAAAGCAAGCATGATGTTTGGGAAACAGGTCATAGTTCCACGTCTTTATCTGCAGCAATGGGAATGGCTGTTGCAAGAGATTTAAAGAAGACAGATGAAAATATCGTAGCGGTCATTGGTGACGGGGCATTAACCGGCGGAATGGCACTAGAAGCATTAAACCATATCGGGCATGAGCAAACAGACCTCATTGTCGTATTAAATGATAATGAAATGTCAATAGCCCCGAACGTGGGTGCTCTGCACAGTGTTTTAGGCAGAATGCGAACAGCGGGTAAGTATCAAAAAGCAAAAGAAGAGCTTGAAATGTTAATTAAGCGAATCCCTGCATTTGGTGGACGTTTGGCTGCCACGGCTGAACGAGTGAAAGATAGTTTGAAATACTTACTTGTGTCCGGTATGTTTTTTGAAGAAATGGGCTTTACCTATTTAGGTCCAGTAGACGGTCATGATCTTGAAGATCTTCAAGAAAACATGAAATATGCAAAAAAAACTAAAGGACCTGTACTCGTTCATGTTATTACGAAAAAAGGAAAAGGTTATGAGCCAGCAGAACTTGATGCTAAAGGTACTTGGCATGGTTTGGGACCCTATAAAATTGAATCTGGGGAAGTGGTGAAGAAGCCGGGACCTCCAGGATACAGTGCTGTGTTTGCTAACACACTTAAAAAAATCGCCAAACAAGATGAACGTGTAGTGGCCATTACAGCAGCAATGCCGGGTGGAACAAAACTCGATGAATTTGCGAAGGATTTTCCTGACCGAATGTTTGATGTTGGGATTGCAGAACAGCATGCAACTACGATGAGTGCTGGACTAGCCACTCAAGGGTTAAAGCCGGTTTTTGCTGTCTATTCCACTTTCTTGCAACGTGGATATGATCAGTTGGTTCATGACGTGTGCCGTCAAAACCTTAATGTTTTCTTTGCTATTGATCGTGCAGGTCTTGTAGGTGCTGACGGAGAAACTCACCAAGGTGTTTTTGATATTTCATACTTACGTCACTTACCAAATATGAAAATTCTTATGGCAAAAGATGAAAATGAACTACAGCACCTTGTCTATACTGCTGTTTCTCATGATGATGGTCCAATTGCAATCCGTTACCCACGAGGAAATGGATATGGAGTAAAAATGGATGAAGATTTCAAACAACTGCCGATTGGGAAGTGGGAAACACTAAAAAATGGACAAGATTTAACGATTCTAACATTTGGGACGATGATTCCGGTTGCTATGGATGCCGCTGAAAGGCTCGAATCTGAAGGAATTAATGTAGAAGTTATTAATGCGAGGTCGATTAAGCCTTTAGATGAAGGCATGCTGCGTGAATTGGCGATGAAAAACCGTCCTATATTAACACTTGAAGAACACGCTTTACTAGGTGGGTTCGGAAGCGCTGTCATTGAGCACTTCCATGAACAACAATTCCATTCCGTGACAGTTGAAAGAATGGGTATTCCTGATTATTATATTGAACACGGCAGTGTACCTGAATTGTGGGAAGAGATTGGCCTGACTTCGGCAAATGTGGCCGACCGTGTCATTGAGATCCTTCCAAGAAAGAAACAAAGAGCTTAG
- a CDS encoding TlyA family RNA methyltransferase, translating into MNKEKKERLDILLVDKGLIETREKAKRTIMAGLVLVDGERIDKPGTKVKSACEIELKGQSLPYVSRGGLKLEGAIKSFNLDLDTKVVIDIGSSTGGFTDCALQNGARKVYAVDVGYNQLAWKLRQDERVVVMERTNFRYAKPEDFTEGLPEFATIDVSFISLRLILPPLKAILAKGGEVSALVKPQFEAGREEVGKKGIIRDAGVHEKVIQDMVHFTESLGFLVHSVIPSPIRGGEGNIEFLMHLQSLETEEASSSLFNKDIKGIVEEAHQLRKKE; encoded by the coding sequence ATGAACAAGGAAAAGAAGGAACGTCTGGATATTCTACTGGTAGACAAAGGCTTAATAGAAACGAGAGAAAAGGCAAAGCGAACGATCATGGCTGGTCTGGTTCTGGTGGATGGAGAACGGATCGATAAACCTGGTACGAAAGTAAAATCCGCATGTGAAATTGAGTTAAAAGGTCAGTCCCTTCCTTATGTAAGTCGGGGAGGATTAAAGCTTGAAGGCGCCATTAAGTCCTTTAATCTCGATCTCGATACTAAAGTTGTTATTGATATCGGCTCCTCCACAGGAGGCTTTACAGATTGCGCCCTACAAAATGGTGCCCGGAAAGTTTATGCCGTCGATGTAGGATATAATCAGTTAGCCTGGAAGCTTAGGCAGGACGAGCGTGTAGTTGTAATGGAACGGACGAATTTTCGCTACGCTAAACCTGAAGACTTTACTGAAGGGTTACCTGAATTTGCTACGATTGATGTATCCTTCATTTCCCTCCGCTTAATTTTACCGCCTCTTAAAGCGATTTTAGCAAAAGGCGGAGAAGTCTCTGCACTGGTGAAGCCCCAGTTTGAGGCTGGCCGTGAAGAAGTTGGTAAGAAGGGGATTATTCGTGACGCAGGTGTTCATGAAAAAGTCATTCAAGATATGGTTCACTTTACTGAGTCATTAGGATTTTTAGTGCACAGCGTCATCCCATCGCCCATTCGAGGAGGAGAAGGAAACATTGAATTTTTGATGCACCTTCAGTCACTCGAAACAGAGGAAGCTTCATCTTCCCTTTTTAATAAAGATATAAAAGGAATTGTAGAAGAAGCCCATCAGCTAAGAAAAAAGGAATAA
- a CDS encoding polyprenyl synthetase family protein, with translation MNETALDLFLTEQITEIERRLPLHLNSIKAPRVLKDAMNYSLQAGGKRLRPALLLATLKGYGVSLERGYDTACAVEMIHTYSLIHDDLPPMDNDDMRRGKPTNHNVFGEAMAILAGDALLTYSFEVISNSRHLTDVDKAMLVLLLSKSAGPSGMVGGQVADMEGENRSLSIEELEYIHDHKTGELLSFSIEAGSLIAGAGKEDQAMLRAFARDLGLAFQIKDDILDIEGDNEKIGKPLGSDKENEKSTYPKLLGLAGAKDKLDWHINRAKAYLYKTEKDHFLLHELTDYIAKRTY, from the coding sequence GTGAATGAAACGGCATTGGATCTGTTTTTAACGGAGCAAATCACAGAAATTGAACGTCGTCTCCCTCTCCATCTCAATTCTATTAAAGCCCCTCGTGTATTAAAAGATGCCATGAATTATTCCCTTCAAGCAGGGGGGAAGCGCCTCCGTCCTGCTTTATTATTAGCTACTTTAAAGGGATATGGAGTAAGTTTGGAAAGAGGTTACGATACGGCTTGTGCAGTAGAAATGATTCATACTTATTCATTAATTCACGATGATTTACCCCCAATGGATAACGATGATATGCGCAGAGGTAAACCGACCAATCACAACGTATTCGGAGAAGCAATGGCGATCTTAGCAGGAGATGCTTTGCTTACATACAGTTTCGAAGTGATCAGTAACAGTCGTCATTTAACCGATGTTGACAAGGCGATGCTAGTTTTACTTCTTTCAAAGTCAGCGGGACCGAGTGGAATGGTAGGAGGTCAGGTTGCTGATATGGAAGGAGAGAATCGGAGTCTCTCAATCGAAGAGCTAGAATATATCCACGATCATAAAACAGGAGAATTGCTTTCTTTCTCCATTGAAGCTGGTTCTTTAATAGCCGGAGCTGGAAAAGAAGATCAAGCGATGCTCCGTGCGTTTGCAAGAGATTTAGGCTTGGCCTTTCAAATTAAGGATGATATCCTGGATATTGAAGGCGATAATGAGAAAATCGGCAAGCCGCTTGGCAGTGATAAAGAGAATGAAAAAAGTACCTATCCTAAATTACTTGGTTTGGCAGGTGCGAAAGATAAACTGGATTGGCATATCAACAGAGCAAAAGCATATTTATATAAAACAGAAAAAGATCACTTTCTTCTTCATGAGCTGACCGATTACATCGCTAAACGGACATATTAA
- the xseB gene encoding exodeoxyribonuclease VII small subunit, whose product MSEEKEPQTFEGAMEQLEGVVDKLEEGDVPLEEAIQMFQQGMALSKYCHERLQKVEKQMDQILNEDGETEHLDIEEETGE is encoded by the coding sequence ATGAGTGAAGAAAAAGAACCGCAAACATTTGAAGGCGCAATGGAGCAATTAGAAGGGGTTGTAGATAAACTCGAAGAAGGGGATGTCCCTTTGGAAGAAGCCATCCAAATGTTTCAACAAGGAATGGCTCTTTCAAAATACTGTCATGAACGTCTGCAAAAAGTAGAGAAACAAATGGATCAGATTTTAAATGAAGATGGAGAAACCGAACATTTAGACATTGAGGAGGAAACTGGAGAGTGA
- the recN gene encoding DNA repair protein RecN — MLVDLSIRNFAIIDHVNVPFEEGLTVLTGETGAGKSIIIDAIGLLIGGRGSVEFVRHGSKRAEIEGLFSVEASHDIYPLLNDLGIEPTEDDTVVIRREITSQGKSICRINGKLVTLASLRQVGQLLVDIHGQHEHQQLLQVDKHLFLLDRYAEHEIYEAKQEYRALFDRYTKTKKKFSQLTENEQQMAQRLDLIQYQLEEIEKAQLQPDEDVFLSEEKQRLGNSEQLYQRVHDSHQALYGENKGLEWIMVALNQMEEASELDEGLKKIHENITNCYYLLEETAFSLRDYVESIEFNPERLNDIEARLSELNTLKRKYGENVNDVMEYASKIEEEVETLENKEEHLQKWAEELEAIQKDLSVEAKHVSKLRKQEASKLTDEIQRQLKELYMEKTKFEVTFHDRLEKVFTKDGYDHVEFMVATNQGEPLKPLVKVASGGEISRIILALKTILAGHEGVTSLIFDEVDTGVSGRVAQAIAQKIHHISAGSQVLCITHLPQVAAMADTHLFIAKGEKEGRVTTEVTPLTERQKVEEVGRMISGVEMTDLTRKHAEELLVQAEEMKSTNIS, encoded by the coding sequence TTGTTAGTAGATTTATCAATTCGAAATTTTGCGATTATTGATCACGTAAATGTTCCTTTTGAAGAAGGGTTAACAGTTCTAACTGGAGAGACAGGAGCGGGGAAGTCGATTATTATCGATGCAATTGGCCTGTTAATTGGTGGGAGAGGATCAGTTGAATTTGTCCGACATGGTAGTAAGCGGGCTGAGATAGAAGGATTATTCTCCGTCGAAGCGAGTCATGATATTTATCCATTATTAAACGATTTAGGTATAGAACCTACTGAAGATGACACAGTCGTAATACGCCGAGAAATAACAAGCCAAGGAAAAAGTATTTGCCGGATCAATGGTAAATTGGTTACGCTTGCAAGCTTACGGCAAGTTGGCCAATTACTTGTCGACATTCACGGTCAACACGAACATCAGCAGTTGCTTCAAGTAGACAAGCATTTGTTTTTGCTAGACCGTTATGCTGAACATGAAATTTATGAAGCAAAACAAGAGTACCGCGCGTTATTTGATCGTTATACAAAAACAAAAAAGAAGTTCTCACAACTGACTGAAAATGAGCAGCAAATGGCCCAAAGGCTCGATTTAATTCAATATCAATTAGAAGAAATTGAAAAGGCACAGCTTCAACCTGATGAGGACGTGTTTCTATCAGAAGAGAAACAAAGGTTAGGGAATAGTGAACAACTATACCAGCGAGTTCACGACAGTCATCAGGCTTTGTATGGAGAAAATAAAGGGCTAGAATGGATCATGGTTGCCCTAAATCAAATGGAAGAAGCTTCAGAGCTTGATGAAGGATTAAAAAAAATTCATGAAAACATCACCAACTGTTACTACTTATTAGAGGAAACAGCTTTTTCATTAAGGGATTATGTGGAAAGTATCGAATTTAATCCGGAAAGGTTAAATGATATCGAAGCCAGGCTTAGCGAATTAAACACATTGAAGCGTAAGTATGGTGAAAATGTCAATGACGTCATGGAATATGCTTCTAAGATAGAAGAAGAGGTTGAAACCCTTGAAAACAAAGAGGAGCATTTACAAAAATGGGCTGAGGAGCTAGAGGCTATTCAAAAGGATTTATCTGTCGAGGCTAAACATGTCTCAAAACTTCGCAAGCAGGAAGCTTCGAAGCTAACGGATGAAATCCAGCGTCAACTTAAAGAACTTTACATGGAAAAAACAAAATTTGAAGTGACCTTTCATGACCGTCTAGAAAAAGTATTTACGAAAGATGGCTATGACCATGTTGAATTTATGGTCGCAACAAATCAAGGGGAGCCTTTAAAACCACTCGTCAAAGTAGCTTCGGGTGGAGAAATTTCAAGAATTATTTTAGCATTAAAAACGATTCTTGCCGGACATGAAGGTGTAACCTCACTAATATTTGATGAAGTTGACACTGGTGTAAGCGGCAGGGTAGCCCAAGCGATTGCTCAAAAAATTCATCACATCTCCGCTGGTTCACAAGTGTTATGTATTACTCATCTTCCTCAAGTTGCAGCGATGGCAGATACTCATTTGTTCATTGCAAAAGGGGAAAAAGAAGGTCGAGTGACGACAGAGGTAACGCCACTTACCGAGCGACAAAAAGTTGAGGAAGTGGGACGGATGATTTCTGGAGTTGAGATGACGGACTTAACTAGAAAGCATGCTGAAGAGCTTCTCGTCCAGGCTGAAGAAATGAAGAGTACGAATATCTCATAA
- the spoIVB gene encoding SpoIVB peptidase, protein MKKGLVKKAVGAILLVLLFSAAFYPPIQQYVDTPADILFFQGQDFAVPASLSVLESDETDETVRVFSQEDQTTIAGVKPGNTKVQLGVAGFPLKTMDVTVLPEKKIIPGGQSIGVRVHTEGVLVVGHHLIDTEEGTDSPGENAGIEVGDMITKMDGIEIKDMSDISSIVQNAGENKTPIKLEVKRGEKTLNRELSPKQAKGEQSYRLGLYIRDSAAGVGTLTFYDPDTKKYGALGHVISDMDTKQPIHVNDGEILTSRVTSIDKGLNGEPGEKLARFSNDRKILGDIKKNSSFGIFGKLNASIENGKWDEPMEIGLSHQVKEGPAEILTVVEGEEVKKFDIEIVSSTVQKFPATKGMVIKVTDPELLDATGGIVQGMSGSPIIQDNRVVGAITHVFVNDPTSGYACHIEWMLEEAGVDIYNDSKQAEAS, encoded by the coding sequence TTGAAAAAAGGATTAGTAAAAAAAGCCGTTGGGGCGATTCTCCTTGTGTTGCTGTTCAGCGCTGCATTTTATCCTCCAATTCAACAATATGTTGACACACCGGCAGATATCTTATTCTTTCAAGGACAAGACTTTGCAGTGCCGGCTTCACTAAGTGTATTGGAGTCGGATGAGACAGATGAAACAGTTCGTGTCTTCTCTCAAGAAGACCAAACAACAATAGCAGGTGTGAAGCCCGGTAACACAAAAGTACAGTTGGGGGTGGCCGGTTTTCCATTAAAAACGATGGATGTTACAGTCTTGCCTGAGAAAAAAATTATCCCAGGTGGTCAATCCATTGGGGTAAGGGTTCACACGGAAGGCGTATTAGTTGTCGGTCATCACTTAATCGATACAGAAGAGGGAACTGATTCGCCTGGAGAAAATGCTGGAATAGAAGTTGGAGATATGATCACAAAGATGGACGGTATAGAGATTAAAGATATGAGCGATATTTCGTCCATTGTCCAAAATGCAGGGGAAAACAAAACGCCAATTAAGCTTGAGGTAAAACGAGGAGAAAAAACGTTGAATCGAGAACTATCACCTAAGCAGGCAAAAGGTGAACAGTCATACCGACTCGGGTTGTATATTCGAGATTCAGCAGCTGGAGTAGGTACATTAACGTTTTATGATCCAGATACAAAAAAATATGGTGCACTAGGCCATGTCATTTCAGATATGGACACGAAGCAGCCGATTCATGTTAATGATGGTGAGATTCTTACCTCTCGAGTCACTTCAATTGATAAAGGACTAAATGGTGAACCGGGAGAAAAGCTTGCTCGTTTTTCCAATGACCGAAAAATCCTTGGTGACATTAAAAAAAATAGTTCGTTTGGCATTTTTGGCAAATTAAATGCCTCGATCGAGAATGGAAAATGGGATGAGCCGATGGAAATTGGGTTGTCTCATCAAGTGAAAGAAGGACCAGCAGAAATTTTAACTGTTGTGGAAGGGGAAGAGGTCAAAAAGTTTGATATTGAAATCGTCAGTAGTACAGTTCAGAAATTTCCTGCAACAAAAGGGATGGTTATTAAAGTAACTGATCCAGAATTGTTAGACGCTACCGGTGGGATTGTTCAGGGAATGAGTGGGAGCCCGATTATCCAAGACAACCGAGTCGTCGGAGCTATAACTCATGTATTTGTGAATGACCCGACTTCCGGATATGCCTGTCACATTGAATGGATGCTTGAGGAGGCAGGAGTAGACATTTATAATGATTCAAAACAAGCAGAGGCGAGCTGA
- the spo0A gene encoding sporulation transcription factor Spo0A, translating to MQKVKVCVADDNRELVMLLEEYIDSQEDMEVVGKAYNGQECLDLVEEEEPDVLILDIIMPHLDGLAVLDKMNELKLNKRPNIIMLTAFGQEDVTKKAVELGASYYILKPFDMDTLINKVRDVSGNGQSYVKKSSGQSQSSMKKENKPMNLDASITSIIHEIGVPAHIKGYMYLREAITMVYNDIELLGSITKVLYPDIAKKYNTTASRVERAIRHAIEVAWSRGNIDSISKMFGYTVSVSKAKPTNSEFIAMVADKLRIEHKVS from the coding sequence GTGCAAAAAGTAAAAGTTTGTGTTGCTGACGATAATCGAGAATTGGTTATGTTACTAGAGGAATATATTGATTCGCAGGAAGATATGGAAGTTGTCGGAAAGGCTTATAATGGTCAGGAATGTTTGGATCTTGTTGAAGAGGAAGAACCTGATGTCCTAATTTTAGATATTATAATGCCTCATCTAGACGGTCTGGCTGTTCTCGATAAAATGAATGAACTAAAGTTAAACAAGAGACCTAATATCATTATGTTAACTGCCTTCGGTCAGGAAGATGTCACGAAAAAAGCGGTAGAACTAGGGGCTTCATACTATATTTTAAAACCATTTGACATGGATACATTAATTAATAAAGTCCGTGATGTCAGTGGAAACGGACAGAGCTATGTGAAAAAATCATCAGGTCAATCTCAGTCATCGATGAAAAAAGAGAACAAGCCGATGAATCTGGACGCGAGTATCACAAGTATCATTCATGAAATTGGTGTTCCGGCTCACATTAAAGGGTATATGTATCTCAGAGAAGCAATTACAATGGTTTATAATGACATTGAATTGTTGGGGTCCATTACAAAGGTTCTTTATCCAGACATCGCTAAAAAATATAATACTACAGCGAGCCGAGTAGAAAGAGCGATCCGTCACGCAATCGAAGTCGCTTGGAGCCGTGGCAACATTGATTCGATCTCGAAAATGTTCGGTTACACAGTGAGCGTGTCAAAAGCGAAGCCGACAAATAGTGAGTTTATTGCAATGGTTGCCGATAAATTAAGGATTGAACATAAAGTGAGTTAA
- the ahrC gene encoding transcriptional regulator AhrC/ArgR: MNKGQRHIKIREIITNNEVETQDDLVAYLRSAGFNVTQATVSRDIKELHLVKVPMMDGRYKYSLPADQRFNPLQKLKRALMDSFVSVDYSSNMIVMKTLPGNANAVGALIDNLDWNEVLGTICGDDTILIICRQEGDTEPVSDRFLEML, translated from the coding sequence ATGAATAAAGGGCAGCGCCATATTAAAATACGAGAAATTATTACGAATAATGAAGTTGAAACACAAGACGATCTCGTTGCATATCTGCGTAGTGCGGGATTTAATGTGACTCAGGCTACTGTAAGCAGGGATATTAAAGAATTGCATCTCGTGAAGGTGCCGATGATGGACGGCCGATACAAGTATAGCCTTCCAGCAGACCAGCGTTTTAATCCGTTGCAAAAACTTAAAAGAGCGTTAATGGACAGTTTTGTTTCCGTCGATTATTCAAGTAACATGATTGTAATGAAAACGTTACCGGGAAATGCAAATGCTGTTGGGGCTCTTATAGATAACCTGGATTGGAATGAAGTATTAGGAACGATTTGCGGGGATGATACAATTTTAATTATATGCCGGCAAGAGGGCGATACAGAGCCTGTCAGTGACCGGTTTTTAGAAATGCTATAA